One Longimicrobium terrae DNA segment encodes these proteins:
- a CDS encoding ABC transporter permease subunit (The N-terminal region of this protein, as described by TIGR01726, is a three transmembrane segment that identifies a subfamily of ABC transporter permease subunits, which specificities that include histidine, arginine, glutamine, glutamate, L-cystine (sic), the opines (in Agrobacterium) octopine and nopaline, etc.) has translation MTEAQTRPPFRWGGDAEGGAPFVEADAADPTRVRGFDVEIAEMIARGLGREPVFVQVAWASLAQSAERGDYEIGLSGVEDRPELRTRHALTIPYFEFQEVLAVRPADRGRFRTLADLAGRRVATLGGTMAYDLLLAEQARTGLVPVSYDDDVHPYTDLVAGRVDAVLLDDVIAARSLRRTGGFVIQPQSVAAGHYVGVMASSHAVLRDSVDDILRARMADGSLERTFRAWGVWSDAQAAYFERVLAAEGTPAPAHAARQAEAPARNRGLGAYLPALARAAGITLLLSCLAMALAVALGIAVAAGRVYGHPVVRGALAVYVEVVRGTPVLLQLFVLYYGLSGVVRLPAFAAAVLGLGLNYAAYESEIYRAALQAVPRTQLEAARTLGLSEGQILRLIRGPQALRLALAPMTNDFVALLKDSSLVSVITVVELTKQTAIYATNAGSWVVPGIVCSLIYLAFSLPLSRAARMLERRWSAV, from the coding sequence GTGACCGAAGCACAGACGCGCCCGCCGTTCCGCTGGGGAGGCGACGCGGAGGGCGGTGCGCCCTTCGTGGAGGCGGACGCGGCCGACCCCACGCGCGTGCGCGGCTTTGACGTGGAAATCGCGGAGATGATCGCGCGCGGGTTGGGGCGCGAGCCGGTCTTCGTCCAGGTAGCGTGGGCCTCCCTCGCCCAGTCCGCCGAGCGGGGGGATTACGAGATCGGCCTTTCCGGCGTGGAGGACCGGCCGGAACTGCGCACGCGGCACGCGCTTACAATTCCGTACTTCGAGTTCCAGGAGGTCCTCGCCGTGCGCCCCGCGGACCGCGGCCGCTTCCGCACCCTTGCCGACCTGGCCGGCCGCCGCGTGGCCACGCTGGGAGGCACGATGGCGTACGACCTCCTGCTCGCGGAGCAGGCGCGCACCGGCCTGGTCCCCGTCTCGTACGATGACGACGTGCATCCGTACACGGATCTGGTTGCGGGGCGCGTGGATGCGGTGCTTCTGGACGACGTGATCGCGGCGCGCTCGCTGCGGCGCACCGGCGGGTTCGTCATCCAGCCGCAGTCCGTGGCGGCGGGGCACTATGTGGGGGTGATGGCGAGTTCCCACGCGGTGCTGCGTGACTCGGTTGACGACATCCTGCGCGCACGGATGGCGGACGGCTCGCTGGAGCGGACGTTTCGCGCCTGGGGCGTGTGGAGCGATGCGCAAGCCGCGTACTTCGAACGCGTTCTGGCCGCGGAGGGGACGCCGGCTCCGGCGCACGCCGCGCGGCAGGCGGAGGCACCGGCGCGGAACCGCGGGCTGGGCGCGTACCTCCCGGCGCTGGCGCGCGCGGCGGGGATCACGCTTCTCCTTTCCTGCCTCGCGATGGCACTGGCGGTCGCGCTGGGGATCGCGGTGGCGGCCGGGCGCGTGTACGGGCACCCGGTGGTGCGCGGCGCGCTGGCCGTGTACGTGGAAGTGGTGCGCGGGACGCCCGTGCTGCTGCAGCTCTTCGTGCTGTATTACGGGCTTTCGGGCGTGGTGCGGCTGCCGGCGTTCGCCGCGGCGGTGCTGGGGCTGGGGCTGAACTACGCCGCGTACGAATCGGAAATCTACCGCGCGGCGCTGCAGGCCGTTCCGCGCACGCAACTGGAGGCCGCGCGCACACTTGGACTGTCCGAAGGGCAGATTCTGCGGCTGATTCGCGGCCCGCAGGCGCTTCGCCTGGCCCTGGCGCCCATGACCAACGACTTCGTGGCGCTGCTCAAGGATTCGTCGCTGGTGTCCGTCATCACCGTGGTGGAACTGACCAAGCAGACCGCCATCTACGCCACCAACGCGGGAAGCTGGGTGGTGCCCGGAATCGTCTGTTCGCTCATCTACCTGGCCTTTTCGCTCCCCCTTTCGCGCGCGGCGCGCATGCTGGAACGGCGCTGGAGCGCGGTATGA
- a CDS encoding GNAT family N-acetyltransferase, which produces MAIHLDLGVCIVRAWRESDAESLALHANDRRVWLNLRDRFPHPYSRADAESYLGAVCGQQPATSFAIEVDGDAAGGISYVPHDDVERISAEIGYWLGAPFWGRGLMTTVVAAFSRALFDADPQLRRLFAVPFDWNGASSRVLEKAGYRLEGRMRQSAIKDGVVVDQLLHALLREEVAAS; this is translated from the coding sequence ATGGCGATCCACCTGGACCTGGGCGTCTGCATCGTTCGCGCGTGGCGTGAATCGGATGCGGAGTCGCTGGCGCTGCACGCAAACGACCGGCGCGTGTGGCTCAATTTGCGCGACCGCTTTCCGCACCCGTACTCGCGGGCGGATGCGGAATCGTACCTGGGCGCGGTGTGCGGGCAGCAGCCGGCCACGTCGTTCGCCATCGAGGTGGATGGAGACGCGGCGGGCGGCATCAGCTATGTTCCGCACGATGACGTGGAACGGATTTCCGCGGAGATCGGCTACTGGCTCGGCGCGCCGTTCTGGGGGCGCGGGCTGATGACGACGGTCGTGGCGGCTTTCAGCCGTGCGCTGTTCGACGCCGATCCGCAGCTGCGGCGCCTGTTCGCGGTCCCGTTCGACTGGAACGGCGCATCGTCGCGCGTGCTTGAGAAAGCCGGGTACCGGCTGGAGGGGCGCATGCGGCAGAGTGCCATCAAGGACGGCGTGGTGGTCGATCAGCTCCTGCATGCGCTGCTGCGGGAAGAAGTTGCGGCGAGCTGA
- a CDS encoding GNAT family N-acetyltransferase: MAFHFATMAMRMNDQDGFAMTVRTEVRPGDLGGIIALHGTVYAGGLGFDPGMEALVARPLAEFFLARSDRERVWIAERAGRLAGCIAIVRADEETAQLRWFVVHPDARGAGLGRTLLRDAIAFSRVAGYRRIVLWTVDSLHSAIRLYLAEGFRLAEQKPGPVWGVDVAEQRYDLDLV; encoded by the coding sequence GTGGCGTTTCACTTCGCGACCATGGCGATGCGGATGAACGATCAGGACGGGTTCGCCATGACGGTGCGGACCGAGGTGCGGCCGGGGGACCTGGGCGGGATCATCGCCCTGCACGGGACGGTGTACGCGGGCGGCCTGGGGTTCGATCCGGGGATGGAGGCGCTGGTGGCGCGTCCGCTCGCCGAGTTCTTTCTCGCCCGCTCCGATCGCGAGCGGGTGTGGATCGCGGAACGCGCCGGCCGGCTGGCGGGGTGCATCGCCATCGTGCGCGCGGACGAGGAGACGGCGCAACTGCGGTGGTTCGTGGTGCATCCCGACGCGCGCGGCGCCGGGCTGGGCCGCACGCTGCTGCGGGACGCGATCGCGTTCAGCCGCGTGGCGGGGTACCGCCGCATCGTACTGTGGACGGTGGATTCGCTGCATTCCGCGATCCGCCTGTACCTTGCGGAGGGGTTCCGGCTCGCCGAGCAGAAGCCCGGCCCCGTCTGGGGAGTTGATGTCGCCGAGCAGCGGTACGATCTGGATCTTGTCTGA